The following proteins come from a genomic window of Tepidiforma thermophila:
- a CDS encoding YceI family protein, protein MSASPATSTWVIDPAHSSIEFAVKHMVITTVRGTFSRFEADLDIDETDLARSRAAFRIDAASIDTRQPDRDNHLRSADFFDVANHPTITFSTTNIERTGAGTYRITGDLTIRGTTRPVTFDAEVHGPAKNPFGKTVVALSVTGKINRKDFGLTWNAPLEAGGWLVGDEVRINADFELVKNA, encoded by the coding sequence ATGTCTGCTTCTCCCGCAACCAGCACCTGGGTCATCGACCCCGCCCACTCCTCCATCGAGTTCGCCGTCAAGCACATGGTCATCACCACCGTGCGCGGCACCTTCTCCCGCTTCGAAGCCGACCTCGATATCGACGAGACCGACCTCGCCCGCTCCCGCGCCGCCTTCCGCATCGATGCCGCCAGCATCGATACCCGCCAGCCCGACCGTGACAACCACCTCCGCTCAGCCGACTTCTTCGATGTCGCCAACCACCCCACCATCACCTTCAGCACCACGAACATCGAGCGCACCGGCGCCGGCACGTACCGCATCACCGGCGACCTCACCATTCGCGGCACCACCCGCCCGGTGACCTTCGACGCCGAAGTCCACGGCCCCGCGAAGAACCCCTTCGGCAAAACCGTGGTCGCCCTCAGCGTCACCGGCAAAATCAACCGCAAGGACTTCGGCCTCACCTGGAACGCCCCGCTTGAAGCCGGCGGCTGGCTCGTCGGCGATGAGGTCCGCATCAACGCCGACTTCGAGCTTGTCAAGAACGCCTGA
- a CDS encoding enoyl-CoA hydratase: MPTFETVIYEIPAPGVARITQNRPEARNAQNYQLTYDLNAAFDEAAADESVKVIILAGAGPHFSAGHDLRGGGPPLSSFPTVGTWREFNKKGAEGYMAVEEEIYLGMCRRWRNIPKPTIAQVQGKCIAGGLMLAWVCDLIIASDDAMFSDPVVQMGVCGVEYFAHPWELGHRKAKEMLFTADWITAQDAYRLGMVNHVVPREELESFTLALAEKIAQKPSFALKLAKEAVNQTLEAQGQWQAMLAVFNLHQLAHSHNQELYGMRIDPNGIPGAVRRQ, translated from the coding sequence GTGCCGACCTTCGAAACCGTCATCTACGAAATCCCCGCCCCCGGCGTCGCCCGCATCACCCAGAACCGCCCCGAAGCGCGCAACGCCCAGAACTACCAGCTCACCTACGACCTCAACGCTGCCTTCGATGAAGCCGCCGCCGACGAGTCGGTCAAGGTCATCATCCTCGCCGGCGCAGGCCCGCACTTCTCCGCCGGGCACGACCTCCGCGGCGGCGGCCCGCCCCTCTCCTCCTTCCCAACCGTCGGCACCTGGCGCGAATTCAACAAAAAGGGCGCCGAAGGCTACATGGCCGTCGAAGAAGAGATCTACCTCGGCATGTGCCGCCGCTGGCGCAACATCCCCAAGCCCACCATCGCCCAGGTCCAGGGCAAGTGCATCGCCGGCGGCCTGATGCTCGCCTGGGTCTGCGACCTCATCATCGCCAGCGACGACGCCATGTTCTCCGACCCCGTCGTCCAGATGGGCGTCTGCGGCGTCGAGTACTTCGCCCACCCCTGGGAGCTCGGCCACCGCAAGGCCAAGGAGATGCTCTTCACCGCCGACTGGATCACCGCCCAGGACGCCTATCGCCTCGGGATGGTGAACCACGTCGTCCCGCGCGAAGAGCTCGAATCCTTCACCCTCGCCCTCGCCGAAAAGATCGCCCAGAAACCCTCCTTCGCCCTCAAGCTCGCCAAGGAGGCCGTCAACCAGACCCTCGAAGCCCAGGGCCAGTGGCAGGCGATGCTCGCCGTCTTCAACCTCCACCAGCTCGCCCACAGCCACAACCAGGAGCTCTACGGCATGCGGATCGACCCCAACGGCATCCCCGGCGCCGTCCGCCGCCAGTAG
- a CDS encoding zinc-ribbon domain containing protein yields the protein MAFADKQISCRDCGTVFVFTAGEQEFYANKGLMNEPTRCPSCRTARRSSQSSLEQADGYVRYGNFASFGGKTPRQMHPASCAECGQMTEVPFVPRGERPVYCSTCYSKLKPPREEVARQ from the coding sequence TTGGCGTTTGCCGATAAGCAGATCAGCTGCCGCGATTGCGGCACCGTCTTTGTGTTCACCGCCGGTGAGCAGGAGTTCTACGCGAACAAAGGGCTCATGAACGAGCCCACCCGCTGCCCCTCCTGCCGGACCGCCCGCCGCTCCAGCCAGAGCTCGCTCGAGCAGGCCGACGGCTACGTCCGCTACGGCAACTTCGCCAGCTTCGGCGGCAAAACCCCGCGGCAGATGCACCCCGCATCCTGTGCCGAATGCGGCCAGATGACGGAGGTCCCCTTCGTTCCCCGCGGCGAGCGCCCCGTCTACTGCTCCACCTGCTACAGCAAGCTCAAGCCCCCCCGCGAGGAAGTCGCTCGCCAGTAG
- a CDS encoding SDR family NAD(P)-dependent oxidoreductase: MGLEGRVALVTGGGRGIGRAISLALAADGAAVAVNYRRDEEAARATVAEIERMGGRARMYMASVDDFEQDRAMVEQVIADFGYIDILVNNAGIASRGLSVADTDPAELERVVRTHAFGPHYLSKLVLPSMRTRPRGDIIMISSVAARMLSANGGPYNMGKAAMEALAMTLYKEERRHNIRVNIVAPGLTETEMGSRLARATQGVQNLREIDERSPFGRVCQPEDVAKVVRFLVSDDAFYLTGQRIEVDGGGTAALPNLF, encoded by the coding sequence ATGGGACTGGAAGGACGGGTAGCACTGGTGACGGGCGGCGGCCGGGGGATCGGGCGGGCGATTTCGCTGGCGCTGGCGGCCGACGGCGCGGCGGTGGCGGTGAACTACCGGCGCGACGAGGAGGCTGCGCGGGCGACGGTGGCGGAGATCGAGCGGATGGGCGGCCGGGCGAGGATGTACATGGCCTCCGTGGACGATTTCGAGCAGGACCGGGCGATGGTGGAGCAGGTCATCGCCGACTTCGGGTACATCGACATCCTCGTCAATAACGCGGGGATTGCGAGCCGGGGGCTGAGCGTGGCGGATACGGACCCTGCGGAGCTGGAGCGGGTGGTGCGGACGCATGCGTTCGGGCCGCACTACCTGTCGAAGCTGGTGCTGCCGAGCATGCGGACGCGGCCGCGGGGCGACATCATCATGATTTCGAGCGTGGCGGCGCGGATGCTGAGCGCGAACGGCGGGCCGTACAACATGGGGAAGGCGGCGATGGAGGCGCTGGCGATGACGCTCTACAAGGAAGAGCGGCGGCACAACATCCGGGTGAACATCGTGGCGCCGGGCCTGACGGAGACGGAGATGGGGAGCCGGCTGGCGCGGGCGACGCAGGGGGTGCAGAACCTGCGGGAGATCGACGAGCGGTCGCCATTCGGGCGGGTGTGCCAGCCGGAGGATGTGGCGAAGGTGGTGCGCTTCCTGGTGAGCGATGATGCGTTCTACCTGACGGGCCAGCGGATCGAAGTCGACGGCGGGGGCACAGCGGCGCTGCCGAACCTGTTCTGA
- a CDS encoding class I SAM-dependent methyltransferase, which produces MPPAHPALQRLADDYAAWWIDLLGEHNHVGGIETTRWLLQRSGLGPGRRMLDAGAFVGAAARLAAGQTGCTAFATDVNPDFLAAGRGLPGGSAVHWVAADNRRLPFRDAAFDSIWALDTEIAYHEFNRVAAPGATLCLCCEAPSDSRGGLDAFIEDWERAGWQLAAHRPLSAEAAHTWRIAEAELVRRRPYFEERYGTRTYLRQLDAVAYLVQAYERGEQGHALFIFRRNPDR; this is translated from the coding sequence GTGCCCCCCGCTCACCCGGCCCTCCAGCGCCTCGCCGACGACTACGCCGCCTGGTGGATCGACCTCCTCGGCGAACACAACCATGTCGGCGGCATCGAAACCACCCGCTGGCTCCTCCAGCGCTCCGGCCTCGGCCCCGGCCGCCGCATGCTCGATGCCGGCGCCTTCGTCGGCGCTGCGGCCCGCCTCGCCGCCGGGCAGACCGGCTGCACCGCCTTCGCAACCGACGTCAACCCCGACTTCCTCGCCGCCGGCCGCGGCCTCCCCGGCGGCAGCGCCGTCCACTGGGTCGCCGCCGATAACCGCCGCCTGCCCTTCCGCGACGCCGCGTTCGACAGCATCTGGGCGCTCGACACCGAAATCGCCTATCACGAGTTCAACCGCGTCGCCGCCCCCGGCGCCACCCTCTGCCTCTGCTGCGAAGCCCCTTCCGACTCCCGCGGCGGCCTCGATGCCTTCATCGAAGACTGGGAACGGGCCGGCTGGCAGCTCGCCGCCCACCGCCCCCTGAGCGCCGAGGCCGCTCACACCTGGCGCATCGCCGAAGCCGAGCTCGTCCGCCGCCGCCCCTACTTCGAAGAGCGGTACGGCACCCGGACCTACCTCCGCCAGCTCGATGCCGTCGCCTATCTCGTCCAGGCCTACGAACGCGGCGAACAGGGCCACGCCCTCTTCATCTTCCGCAGAAATCCTGACCGTTAG
- a CDS encoding GNAT family N-acetyltransferase: protein MTLPADLRITVVPTADLGPADRDAILALFRQNYREANAAYLEKSLHVLAFAAIARDPGGRPAGFALGEPRVINLPHLPAQPVRLAGLCCVDPAFRRQGLFRRLEHEVLSARPLPPAPRYLSAGRMAHPASFRTMSANPTVVPRRGMTPTPWQQAVGAAIAAAYGTKEFDAETFVCRGTGAPIGWPLIEIEASPAEWELFRPVDRTRGDSLLGIAWSPDAPPGWDDPAAPAS, encoded by the coding sequence ATGACCCTCCCGGCCGACCTCCGGATCACGGTCGTCCCCACTGCCGACCTCGGCCCGGCCGACCGCGACGCCATCCTCGCCCTCTTCCGCCAAAACTACCGCGAGGCCAACGCCGCCTACCTCGAAAAGTCGCTCCACGTCCTCGCCTTCGCCGCCATCGCCCGCGACCCCGGAGGCCGCCCCGCCGGCTTTGCCCTCGGCGAGCCCCGCGTCATCAACCTCCCCCACCTCCCCGCCCAGCCCGTCCGGCTCGCCGGCCTCTGCTGCGTCGACCCCGCCTTCCGCCGCCAGGGCCTCTTCCGCCGCCTCGAGCATGAGGTCCTCTCCGCCCGGCCGCTGCCCCCGGCTCCGCGCTACCTCTCCGCCGGCCGCATGGCCCACCCTGCCAGCTTCCGCACCATGTCCGCCAACCCCACCGTCGTCCCCCGGCGCGGCATGACCCCCACGCCCTGGCAGCAGGCCGTCGGCGCCGCCATCGCCGCTGCCTACGGCACGAAAGAGTTCGACGCCGAGACCTTCGTCTGCCGCGGTACCGGCGCACCCATCGGCTGGCCCCTCATCGAAATCGAAGCATCGCCCGCGGAATGGGAGCTCTTCCGCCCCGTCGACCGCACCCGCGGCGATTCGCTCCTCGGCATCGCCTGGAGCCCCGATGCGCCGCCCGGCTGGGATGACCCCGCCGCGCCCGCCTCCTGA
- a CDS encoding carotenoid oxygenase family protein encodes MVMAEERVTSPFLEGNFAPVREEVTAEDLPVIGELPEGLEGMFVRNGPNPQFDVIKNYHWFGGDGMLHGVRIKDGRVSYRNRYVQTEAYKREKAAGRALWGSGLGQPEFDNPNGPSRGNTGNTALVWHDGRLFALWEAGDPHHIKLPGLETIGTYNYNGRLLHAFTAHPKVDERTGEMLFFGYNMMGFDMAKQGAKVPYLQYSVVSPEGEIVLTTPIDLPRGVMMHDFAVTEHYSIFMDLPLVFDMQRAMRGESPLYFNKDLPARFGILPRHATGDQVRWFEAPPCYVFHTLNAFEQGDEIVLDACRMKDVDLGALDSSIAPTPEDRRLVREDGNQVLYRWRFNLRTGALKEEALDDQTSDFPRVNDSLIAYQARYGYTARFEAGNGMPESDAIIKYDLQTGRHWVHEHGKGRYGGEGVFVPRPGATAEDDGFVVTYVYDRNTGGSEFVIINAQDMEAPPVARVPLPQRVPYGFHGAWISEQRIQAQK; translated from the coding sequence ATGGTCATGGCCGAAGAACGCGTCACCAGCCCCTTCCTCGAAGGCAACTTCGCGCCCGTCCGCGAAGAAGTCACCGCCGAAGACCTCCCCGTCATCGGCGAACTGCCCGAGGGCCTCGAGGGCATGTTCGTCCGCAACGGACCCAACCCCCAGTTCGACGTCATCAAGAACTACCACTGGTTCGGCGGCGACGGCATGCTCCACGGCGTCCGCATCAAGGACGGCCGCGTCTCCTACCGCAACCGCTACGTCCAAACCGAGGCCTATAAACGCGAAAAAGCCGCCGGGCGCGCGCTCTGGGGCAGCGGGCTCGGCCAGCCCGAGTTCGATAACCCCAACGGCCCCTCCCGCGGCAACACCGGCAACACCGCCCTCGTCTGGCACGATGGCCGCCTCTTCGCCCTCTGGGAAGCCGGCGACCCCCACCACATCAAGCTCCCCGGCCTCGAAACCATCGGCACCTACAACTACAACGGCCGCCTGCTCCACGCCTTCACCGCCCACCCCAAAGTCGATGAGCGCACCGGCGAGATGCTCTTCTTCGGCTACAACATGATGGGCTTCGACATGGCGAAGCAGGGCGCCAAAGTCCCCTACCTCCAGTACTCCGTCGTCAGCCCCGAAGGCGAAATCGTCCTCACCACGCCCATCGACCTCCCCCGCGGCGTCATGATGCACGACTTCGCCGTCACCGAGCACTACTCCATCTTCATGGACCTCCCCCTCGTCTTCGATATGCAGCGCGCCATGCGCGGCGAATCCCCCCTCTACTTCAACAAAGACCTCCCCGCGCGCTTCGGCATCCTCCCCCGCCACGCCACCGGCGACCAGGTCCGCTGGTTCGAAGCCCCGCCCTGCTACGTCTTCCACACCCTCAACGCCTTCGAACAGGGCGACGAAATCGTCCTCGATGCCTGCCGCATGAAGGACGTCGACCTCGGCGCCCTCGACTCCTCCATCGCCCCCACCCCCGAAGACCGCCGCCTCGTCCGCGAAGACGGCAACCAGGTCCTCTACCGCTGGCGCTTCAACCTCCGCACCGGCGCCCTCAAGGAAGAAGCCCTCGACGACCAGACCTCCGATTTCCCCCGCGTCAACGACTCGCTCATCGCCTACCAGGCCCGCTACGGCTACACCGCCCGCTTCGAAGCCGGCAACGGCATGCCCGAGTCCGACGCCATCATCAAGTACGACCTCCAGACCGGCCGCCACTGGGTCCACGAGCATGGCAAAGGCCGCTACGGCGGCGAAGGCGTCTTCGTCCCGCGCCCCGGCGCAACCGCCGAGGACGACGGCTTCGTCGTGACCTACGTCTACGACCGCAACACCGGCGGCTCCGAGTTCGTCATCATCAACGCCCAGGATATGGAAGCCCCGCCAGTCGCCCGCGTCCCGCTCCCCCAGCGCGTGCCCTACGGCTTCCACGGCGCCTGGATCAGCGAACAGCGCATCCAGGCCCAGAAGTAA
- a CDS encoding class II aldolase/adducin family protein, with protein sequence MTGVPEKVLATMQEVGRDLYQLGLVSSHGGNLSIRDGTGMWITGTGTMLGRLRERHVAHVRPDGTYAGPPPSSDTVLHSTVYAMTGAGAVAHAHPRHAIALSFGTDRFVPMDFEGQHFLKAVPVVEQGPNQAAQIAAALQEAVVVLLRGHGAYARGANLWEALHWLTALEESAQVAFLAGLAGLRPGPEG encoded by the coding sequence ATGACGGGGGTGCCGGAGAAGGTGCTGGCGACGATGCAGGAGGTGGGGCGGGACCTCTACCAGCTCGGGCTGGTTTCGAGCCACGGCGGGAACCTGAGCATCCGGGACGGGACCGGGATGTGGATTACAGGGACGGGGACAATGCTGGGGCGGCTGCGGGAGCGGCACGTCGCGCATGTCCGGCCGGACGGGACGTACGCGGGCCCGCCGCCATCGAGCGACACGGTGCTGCATTCGACGGTCTATGCGATGACGGGCGCGGGGGCGGTGGCGCATGCGCACCCGCGGCACGCCATCGCGCTGAGCTTCGGGACGGACCGGTTCGTGCCGATGGATTTCGAGGGGCAGCACTTTTTGAAGGCGGTGCCGGTGGTGGAGCAGGGGCCGAACCAGGCGGCGCAGATTGCGGCTGCGCTCCAGGAGGCGGTGGTGGTGCTGCTGCGCGGGCACGGGGCGTATGCCCGGGGCGCCAACCTCTGGGAGGCGCTGCACTGGCTGACGGCGCTGGAGGAGAGCGCGCAGGTGGCGTTCCTCGCCGGGCTGGCGGGGCTGCGGCCGGGGCCGGAGGGCTGA
- a CDS encoding crotonase/enoyl-CoA hydratase family protein has translation MAVHYEPDGPIVVVTIDRPEVRNAVDRATAAELAAAFRRFEADDALAVAILTGAGGTFCAGADLKAVASGQGNVVREEGDGPMGPTRMRLSKPVIAAVEGHAVAGGLELALWCDLRVAARDAVFGVYCRRWGVPLIDGGTVRLPRLIGESHAMDLILTGRGVSGEEARMMGLANRLVEPGQALEAAKELARQLAAFPQRCLRSDRQSAREQWDLPFEEAMRNETRLGMAVIASGETQKGAARFAGGAGRHGSFAEFGGSG, from the coding sequence ATGGCTGTGCACTATGAACCTGACGGACCGATTGTGGTCGTGACGATTGACCGGCCGGAGGTGCGGAACGCGGTGGACCGTGCGACGGCGGCGGAGCTGGCGGCGGCATTCCGGCGGTTCGAAGCGGACGATGCGCTGGCGGTGGCGATCCTGACCGGGGCGGGCGGGACGTTCTGCGCGGGGGCCGACCTGAAGGCGGTGGCGTCGGGGCAGGGGAACGTGGTGAGGGAGGAGGGCGACGGGCCGATGGGACCGACGCGGATGCGCCTTTCGAAGCCGGTGATTGCAGCGGTGGAGGGGCACGCGGTGGCCGGGGGGCTGGAGCTGGCGCTCTGGTGCGACCTGCGGGTGGCGGCACGGGATGCGGTCTTCGGGGTGTACTGCCGGCGGTGGGGCGTGCCGCTCATCGACGGGGGAACGGTGCGGCTGCCGCGGCTCATCGGCGAGAGCCATGCGATGGACCTGATCCTGACCGGGCGGGGCGTGAGCGGGGAGGAGGCGCGGATGATGGGGCTCGCGAACCGGCTGGTGGAGCCGGGGCAGGCGCTGGAGGCGGCGAAGGAGCTGGCGCGCCAGCTCGCGGCGTTCCCGCAGCGGTGCCTGCGGAGCGACCGGCAATCGGCGCGGGAGCAGTGGGACCTGCCGTTCGAGGAGGCGATGCGGAATGAGACGCGGCTGGGGATGGCCGTCATCGCCTCGGGCGAGACGCAGAAAGGTGCCGCCCGGTTCGCCGGGGGCGCCGGGCGGCACGGTTCGTTCGCGGAGTTCGGCGGAAGCGGGTGA